A region of Piscinibacter gummiphilus DNA encodes the following proteins:
- a CDS encoding helix-turn-helix domain-containing protein, translating into MDSLIAASARALAAGDPLGALKRVALRDDPPALALRGIAMAQLGDYSRARELLRRAARGFGTHEEQSRARCIVAEAEVALAQRDFGGSSRTLLAAAATLEARADRTNAWHARLIAVRRALRLGRLAEAAAGLAALDTGALPPALAAAAEMASAELDLRAMRVTPAVAALDRARVAAERARVPALAAEVTQARSALEHPAARRLGAAGEVALRLDEVGALLSSGDLVVDACHHTLRVGDARVALARRPVLFALARTLAEAWPGDVARHVLIARAFGMRDPDETHRARLRVEVGRLRALAAGMAKVEATAQGFRLVPHDGRAVVVLAPPIDGDQASLVALLSDGAAWSTSALALALGASQRTVQRALADLEAEGRVRSAGRARAQRWLAPPLAGFTTILLLPAALPLE; encoded by the coding sequence ATGGATTCGCTGATCGCCGCCTCCGCGCGGGCGCTGGCCGCGGGCGACCCGCTGGGTGCGCTCAAGCGGGTGGCGCTGCGCGACGACCCGCCGGCGCTGGCGCTGCGCGGCATCGCGATGGCCCAGCTCGGGGACTACTCCCGCGCCCGGGAGCTGCTGCGCCGCGCGGCGCGCGGGTTCGGCACGCACGAGGAACAGTCCCGTGCCCGGTGCATCGTGGCCGAGGCCGAGGTGGCGCTGGCCCAGCGCGACTTCGGGGGCTCGTCCCGCACGCTGCTGGCGGCGGCCGCCACGCTGGAGGCGCGGGCGGACCGCACGAACGCCTGGCACGCCCGGCTGATCGCGGTGCGACGTGCGTTGCGGCTCGGACGGCTGGCCGAGGCGGCGGCCGGGCTCGCCGCCCTCGACACCGGCGCGCTGCCGCCCGCGCTGGCCGCGGCGGCCGAGATGGCTTCCGCCGAACTGGACCTCCGCGCGATGCGGGTGACGCCCGCCGTCGCGGCCCTCGACCGTGCGCGCGTGGCCGCCGAACGGGCCCGGGTGCCGGCCCTCGCGGCCGAGGTCACGCAGGCGCGGTCCGCGCTCGAACATCCAGCGGCGCGGCGGCTGGGCGCGGCCGGGGAGGTGGCGCTGCGGCTCGACGAGGTGGGCGCGTTGCTGTCTTCGGGCGACCTGGTCGTGGACGCCTGCCACCACACGCTGCGCGTGGGCGACGCGAGGGTGGCCCTCGCGCGGCGGCCCGTGCTGTTCGCGCTCGCCCGCACGCTCGCGGAGGCCTGGCCCGGCGACGTCGCGCGCCATGTGCTGATCGCGCGCGCGTTCGGCATGCGCGATCCCGACGAGACCCACCGGGCGCGGCTGCGGGTCGAAGTCGGCCGGCTGCGTGCGCTCGCCGCGGGCATGGCGAAGGTCGAGGCCACCGCGCAGGGGTTCCGCCTCGTTCCGCACGACGGCCGCGCGGTGGTCGTGCTGGCACCACCGATCGACGGCGACCAGGCCTCGCTCGTCGCGCTGCTGTCCGACGGTGCCGCGTGGTCCACCTCGGCCCTGGCACTGGCCCTCGGGGCCAGCCAGCGCACCGTGCAGCGCGCGCTGGCGGACCTCGAGGCGGAGGGGCGCGTGCGCTCGGCCGGACGGGCGCGCGCCCAGCGCTGGCTCGCGCCGCCGCTCGCGGGATTCACGACGATCTTGTTACTCCCTGCCGCGCTGCCGCTTGAGTAG
- a CDS encoding Vgb family protein: protein MNIRTKERAAVRPAEIVREYGPFAEDGKVHGVTHDGRHVWAATGATLIALDPASGDTVRTLDHACDAGTAFDGRHLYQIAESRIDKIDPATGAVVASIPAPGHGGDSGLTWAEGSLWVGQYRDRRIHQIDPATGAVRRTIESDRFVTGVTWVDGELWHGTWEGDESELRHIDPADGTVLERLAMPQGVGVSGLESDGAGLFYCGGGGSGKVRAVRRPKAPAA, encoded by the coding sequence ATGAACATCCGAACGAAAGAACGCGCCGCCGTGCGCCCCGCCGAGATCGTGCGCGAGTACGGTCCCTTCGCCGAGGACGGCAAGGTCCACGGCGTCACCCACGACGGCCGCCACGTGTGGGCCGCCACCGGCGCCACGCTGATCGCCCTCGATCCCGCGAGCGGCGACACCGTGCGCACGCTGGACCACGCGTGCGATGCCGGCACCGCCTTCGACGGCCGGCACCTGTACCAGATCGCCGAGTCACGCATCGACAAGATCGACCCGGCGACGGGCGCCGTGGTGGCCTCGATCCCCGCGCCCGGCCACGGCGGCGACTCGGGCCTCACGTGGGCCGAGGGCAGCCTGTGGGTGGGCCAGTACCGCGACCGCCGCATCCACCAGATCGACCCCGCCACCGGTGCGGTGCGCCGCACCATCGAGTCCGACCGGTTCGTCACCGGTGTCACCTGGGTCGACGGCGAACTGTGGCACGGCACGTGGGAGGGTGACGAGAGCGAGCTGCGCCACATCGATCCGGCGGATGGCACCGTGCTCGAGCGGCTGGCGATGCCCCAGGGGGTCGGTGTCAGCGGCCTGGAGTCCGACGGCGCCGGCCTCTTCTACTGCGGCGGCGGGGGCAGCGGCAAGGTCCGCGCCGTGCGCCGTCCCAAGGCCCCCGCGGCCTGA
- a CDS encoding methyl-accepting chemotaxis protein, which translates to MSNRFSIRRALAAAVLLLSLLFGAGTLTSIWALRDSNQALSDVNGEIRIALSMSDSLNHLRTARVWLVQASTYTTSGMMAEADKAVSTAAEKVQLSRKAFADYQALKKGTAEQALADAAAKHYEAYVTEGIEPLVKALKANDAMAYLRTLKTSTQQLDHTFEDALTQAIEFREKQALAKNESTQRAFQTSLVLLLALAGVFALAAFAIWRVATASVVRPLHSAATHLRLVAGGDLSHAAPAHVRGEPDEVAQMIDGLAAMQHHLRDTVSAIRESADQVGTATLEIAQGNQDLSVRTEEQAANLQRTASSMDQMAATVGQTAQTAQQATHLAASASEVATKGEAMVGEVIATMGNIHASSARIGEITSVIDGISFQTNILALNAAVEAARAGEHGRGFAVVAAEVRTLAQRSASAAKEIKTLIADSAGKVDHGVRCVNDTGETMKEILAQVARVSQLIGEIHAATSEQDSGLGEVSQAVSRIDQATQQNAALVEEGAAAAESLKQQAQRLTQAVRTFQLGR; encoded by the coding sequence ATGTCGAACCGTTTCTCGATCCGGCGCGCGCTGGCCGCTGCCGTCCTGCTGCTCTCCCTGCTCTTCGGCGCAGGCACCCTGACGAGCATCTGGGCGCTGCGCGACAGCAACCAGGCGCTGTCCGACGTGAACGGCGAGATCCGCATCGCGCTGTCGATGTCGGACTCGCTCAACCACCTGCGCACGGCGCGCGTGTGGCTCGTGCAGGCGTCCACCTACACCACCTCCGGCATGATGGCCGAGGCCGACAAGGCCGTGTCGACCGCGGCCGAGAAGGTCCAGCTGTCGCGCAAGGCCTTCGCCGACTACCAGGCGCTGAAGAAGGGAACGGCGGAGCAGGCGCTCGCCGACGCGGCAGCCAAGCACTACGAGGCCTACGTCACCGAGGGCATCGAACCGCTCGTGAAGGCACTGAAGGCCAACGACGCGATGGCCTACCTGCGCACGCTCAAGACCAGCACGCAGCAGCTCGACCACACCTTCGAGGACGCGCTCACGCAGGCCATCGAGTTCCGCGAGAAGCAGGCGCTCGCGAAGAATGAAAGCACCCAGCGCGCGTTCCAGACGAGCCTCGTGCTGCTGCTCGCGCTGGCCGGCGTCTTCGCCCTGGCCGCGTTCGCCATCTGGCGTGTCGCGACGGCCTCCGTCGTGCGCCCGCTGCACAGCGCGGCCACCCACCTGCGCCTCGTGGCCGGCGGCGACCTGTCCCACGCCGCCCCGGCCCACGTGCGCGGCGAACCCGACGAGGTCGCGCAGATGATCGACGGCCTGGCCGCCATGCAGCACCACCTGCGCGACACCGTCTCCGCGATCCGCGAGTCGGCCGACCAGGTGGGCACCGCCACGCTCGAGATCGCCCAGGGCAACCAGGACCTGTCCGTGCGCACCGAGGAACAGGCCGCGAACCTGCAGCGCACCGCCTCGTCGATGGACCAGATGGCCGCCACCGTGGGCCAGACCGCGCAGACCGCCCAGCAGGCCACGCACCTCGCGGCGTCGGCCTCCGAAGTCGCCACGAAGGGCGAGGCGATGGTGGGCGAGGTGATCGCGACGATGGGCAACATCCACGCGTCGAGCGCCCGCATCGGCGAGATCACGTCGGTGATCGACGGCATCTCGTTCCAGACCAACATCCTCGCGCTGAACGCCGCGGTGGAAGCCGCGCGCGCCGGCGAACACGGCCGCGGCTTCGCGGTGGTGGCGGCCGAGGTGCGCACGCTCGCGCAGCGCAGCGCCTCGGCGGCGAAGGAGATCAAGACGCTGATCGCCGACTCGGCCGGCAAGGTGGACCACGGCGTGCGCTGCGTCAACGACACCGGCGAGACGATGAAGGAGATCCTCGCGCAAGTGGCCCGCGTGTCGCAGCTGATCGGCGAGATCCACGCGGCCACCTCGGAGCAGGACTCGGGCCTCGGCGAGGTGAGCCAGGCCGTGAGCCGCATCGACCAGGCCACGCAGCAGAACGCCGCGCTGGTGGAGGAAGGCGCGGCCGCGGCCGAGAGCCTCAAGCAGCAGGCGCAGCGGCTGACCCAGGCGGTGCGCACGTTCCAGCTGGGCCGCTGA
- a CDS encoding ABC transporter substrate-binding protein, producing MSPVFDRSRRHALQSLAAAAGAATGFPALAQDNEIRIGQSIHLTGPMAATTSQSLKGQALALDEVNRAGGVNGRPVKLIQLDDQYDAQRCVANVKSLIDTHKVSALFGLANSQAIGATLPLLAERKMPLIGIYSGSPALRVQQHPCLFTTAASFRDEVVQMVRNLVAVQQADLGVVYLDNPFGQLMLPVAEQVIQEHGATLVGKQALEATGANAAEVSKALAANRPKAVLLMAFGPSTVAFVKAARKLIGVPIYALSITNVAALLQAMGEDARGLAITQTVPYPWRETSGITRDFNTAARREQLPVTYEAMLGYVNARVLVEGLKRSGKAPTPEAVIRGFESMSKVDLGGYEVSYGPKKHHGSAFVEITIVGPDGKFIR from the coding sequence ATGTCCCCTGTCTTCGACCGCTCCCGACGCCATGCCCTCCAGTCCCTCGCCGCCGCCGCAGGCGCCGCGACCGGGTTCCCTGCCCTCGCCCAGGACAACGAGATCCGCATCGGGCAGAGCATCCACCTGACCGGCCCCATGGCGGCCACCACGAGCCAGTCCCTCAAGGGCCAGGCCCTCGCGCTCGACGAGGTGAACCGCGCCGGCGGTGTCAACGGCCGCCCGGTCAAGCTGATCCAGCTCGACGACCAGTACGACGCGCAGCGCTGCGTCGCCAACGTCAAGTCGCTGATCGACACGCACAAGGTCTCCGCGCTGTTCGGCCTCGCCAACAGCCAGGCCATCGGCGCCACCCTCCCGCTGCTGGCCGAGCGGAAGATGCCGTTGATCGGCATCTACTCCGGCTCGCCGGCGCTGCGCGTGCAGCAGCACCCCTGCCTCTTCACCACCGCGGCCAGCTTCCGCGACGAGGTGGTGCAGATGGTGCGCAACCTCGTCGCCGTGCAGCAGGCCGACCTCGGCGTGGTGTACCTCGACAACCCGTTCGGCCAGCTGATGCTGCCGGTGGCCGAACAGGTCATCCAGGAGCACGGTGCCACGCTGGTCGGCAAGCAGGCGCTCGAGGCCACGGGCGCCAACGCCGCCGAGGTCTCGAAGGCGCTCGCGGCCAACCGGCCCAAGGCCGTGCTGCTGATGGCTTTCGGTCCGTCGACGGTGGCGTTCGTGAAGGCGGCCCGCAAGCTGATCGGCGTGCCCATCTACGCGCTGTCGATCACCAACGTGGCCGCGCTGCTGCAGGCCATGGGCGAGGATGCCCGGGGCCTCGCCATCACGCAGACCGTGCCATACCCGTGGCGCGAGACGAGCGGCATCACGCGCGACTTCAACACCGCCGCGCGGCGTGAACAGTTGCCGGTCACGTACGAGGCCATGCTGGGCTACGTCAACGCGCGCGTGCTGGTCGAGGGCCTCAAGCGCTCCGGCAAGGCGCCCACGCCCGAGGCCGTGATCCGCGGCTTCGAGAGCATGAGCAAGGTCGACCTGGGCGGCTACGAGGTCTCGTACGGCCCGAAGAAGCACCACGGCAGCGCCTTCGTCGAGATCACCATCGTGGGCCCGGACGGAAAATTCATCCGCTGA
- the gorA gene encoding glutathione-disulfide reductase, with amino-acid sequence MDSFDCDLFVVGAGSGGVRAGRMAAARGARVIVAEGGALGGTCVNLGCIPKKLYSHAAHYGELFEESKGFGWSFGEPAFDWDRLKSRRATEIARLNGIYDGLLRNAGVQLVRGWASLVDGHTVDVAGADGSRQRFTARHILLATGGRPQAPSGPGAEHALTSDAMFDLDPFPRRLLVVGGGYIACEFASIFQGLGSQVTLVHRGPRLLRGFDEEVSAFASAEMQKKGLTVRLDCTIADVQKAGAAQVVRLSDGSTVEVDAVLHATGRRAFTGGLGLEALGITPHADGTVPVDERFRTKVASVFAIGDLVGHKALTPVALAEGMAVVDHLFGDGKRPPIDYGAVATAVFTHPNIGTVGMSEEHARKTVGEVRIFRAEFKALRHTLSDSTERTLMKIVVDAATDRVLGMHMVGADAGEVIQGFAVAVQAGLTKAQIDRTIGIHPTVAEEFVTMREPVR; translated from the coding sequence ATGGATTCGTTCGACTGTGACCTTTTCGTGGTCGGTGCCGGCAGCGGCGGCGTGCGCGCGGGCCGCATGGCCGCGGCACGCGGCGCACGCGTGATCGTCGCCGAGGGCGGCGCGCTCGGTGGCACCTGCGTGAACCTCGGCTGCATCCCGAAGAAGCTCTACAGCCATGCGGCGCACTACGGCGAGCTGTTCGAGGAATCGAAGGGTTTCGGCTGGTCGTTCGGCGAGCCGGCCTTCGACTGGGACCGGCTGAAGTCGCGCCGGGCCACCGAGATCGCGCGGCTCAACGGCATCTACGACGGGCTGCTGCGCAACGCGGGCGTGCAGCTCGTGCGCGGCTGGGCGTCGCTCGTCGACGGCCACACGGTCGACGTGGCCGGTGCCGACGGCAGCCGCCAGCGCTTCACGGCGCGCCACATCCTGCTCGCCACCGGCGGCCGGCCGCAGGCACCGTCCGGCCCGGGGGCCGAACACGCGCTGACCTCGGATGCGATGTTCGACCTCGACCCGTTCCCGCGCCGGCTGCTGGTGGTGGGCGGCGGCTACATCGCGTGCGAGTTCGCGTCCATCTTCCAGGGCCTGGGCAGCCAGGTCACGCTCGTGCACCGCGGGCCGCGCCTGCTGCGCGGCTTCGACGAGGAAGTGTCGGCCTTCGCGTCCGCCGAGATGCAGAAGAAGGGCCTCACGGTGCGTCTCGACTGCACCATCGCCGACGTGCAGAAGGCCGGAGCCGCGCAGGTGGTGCGCCTGAGCGACGGGTCCACCGTGGAGGTCGACGCGGTGCTGCACGCCACGGGCCGCCGCGCCTTCACCGGCGGCCTGGGCCTGGAGGCGCTCGGCATCACGCCCCATGCCGACGGCACCGTGCCGGTCGACGAACGCTTCCGCACGAAGGTGGCCTCGGTGTTCGCGATCGGCGACCTCGTGGGCCACAAGGCGCTCACGCCGGTGGCACTGGCCGAGGGCATGGCCGTCGTCGATCACCTGTTCGGCGACGGCAAGCGCCCGCCCATCGACTACGGCGCCGTCGCCACCGCGGTGTTCACGCACCCGAACATCGGCACGGTGGGCATGAGCGAGGAACACGCGCGCAAGACCGTGGGCGAGGTGCGCATCTTCCGCGCCGAGTTCAAGGCGCTGCGCCACACGCTGAGCGACAGCACCGAACGCACGCTGATGAAGATCGTCGTGGACGCCGCCACCGACCGTGTGCTGGGCATGCACATGGTGGGCGCCGACGCGGGCGAGGTGATCCAGGGCTTCGCCGTGGCGGTGCAGGCCGGGCTGACCAAGGCGCAGATCGACCGCACCATCGGCATCCATCCCACCGTCGCGGAAGAGTTCGTGACGATGCGCGAGCCGGTGCGATGA
- a CDS encoding endonuclease/exonuclease/phosphatase family protein, translated as MNPLRFPKSTTHAADVLRVATYNIHKGVRGVGPQKRLEIHNLVLGIEALDADLVCLQEVRNFNHREARAFPDPHRGWPKASQGDYLAPDGYQVAYRTNAITPEGEHGNALLSRWPMVGDPGHHDVSDHRFEQRGLLHVRLDWNGTPVHAIVAHLGLMHSSRVRQVERIAAFIQQHIPKDECLIVAGDFNDWGERLGAPMKATGLRRAQLEGGAAARTFPSRMPLFSLDRIYTRGLHCIGTHVPRGPSWARMSDHLPLVAELALDAG; from the coding sequence ATGAACCCGCTCCGCTTCCCCAAGAGCACCACCCACGCCGCCGACGTGCTGCGGGTCGCGACCTACAACATCCACAAGGGCGTGCGCGGGGTCGGACCGCAGAAGCGGCTCGAGATCCACAACCTCGTGCTGGGCATCGAGGCGCTCGACGCCGACCTCGTGTGCCTGCAGGAGGTGCGCAACTTCAACCACCGCGAGGCCCGCGCGTTCCCGGACCCGCACCGCGGCTGGCCGAAGGCTTCGCAGGGCGACTACCTGGCACCCGACGGCTACCAGGTGGCCTACCGCACGAACGCCATCACGCCCGAGGGCGAACACGGCAACGCGCTGCTGTCGCGCTGGCCGATGGTGGGCGACCCCGGACACCACGACGTGTCGGACCACCGCTTCGAGCAGCGCGGCCTGCTTCACGTGCGGCTCGACTGGAACGGCACGCCGGTGCATGCCATCGTGGCCCACCTCGGGCTGATGCACTCGAGCCGCGTGCGGCAGGTCGAGCGCATCGCGGCGTTCATCCAGCAGCACATCCCGAAGGACGAATGCCTGATCGTCGCGGGCGACTTCAACGACTGGGGCGAGCGGCTCGGCGCGCCGATGAAGGCCACGGGGCTGCGGCGCGCGCAACTCGAAGGCGGGGCGGCAGCACGCACGTTCCCGTCGCGCATGCCGCTCTTCTCGCTCGACCGCATCTACACGCGCGGCCTGCACTGCATCGGCACCCACGTGCCGCGGGGACCGAGTTGGGCGCGCATGTCGGACCACCTGCCGCTGGTGGCGGAACTGGCCCTGGACGCCGGATGA
- a CDS encoding AraC family transcriptional regulator gives MAAPAPIHHARVLGSPWPGVFVTEIDSGRHFGRHWHTTHGLGLLDAGAQRSASGVGRVDAFAGDLIATNPGEVHDGQPLGGPSRRWRMVYLDAGAMAAWDGLGVDRDVTRPVFHDPALRARLGRLFARLDAWAGGQGDRLACDESLAEVVAGLAPHGLTMAPREVSADVRRVHERLADVSGEDPSLAELAALAGLGPFQLLRRFQKVYGAPPHAWRLACRAEQARQWIRAGMPLAEAAAQAGFADQSHLTRVFSRQFGFTPGAWRRAVA, from the coding sequence ATGGCCGCGCCCGCTCCCATTCACCACGCCCGAGTCCTCGGTTCGCCATGGCCGGGCGTGTTCGTCACCGAGATCGACAGCGGGCGCCACTTCGGCCGGCACTGGCACACCACGCACGGTCTCGGCCTGCTCGATGCCGGCGCCCAGCGGTCGGCGAGCGGCGTGGGCCGTGTCGACGCGTTCGCCGGCGACCTGATCGCCACGAACCCCGGCGAGGTTCACGACGGCCAGCCCCTCGGCGGGCCCTCGCGCCGCTGGCGCATGGTCTACCTCGATGCCGGCGCGATGGCCGCGTGGGACGGCCTCGGCGTGGACCGGGACGTGACCCGGCCGGTGTTCCACGACCCCGCACTGCGCGCCCGGCTCGGACGCCTGTTCGCGCGGCTGGACGCGTGGGCCGGCGGACAGGGGGACCGCCTCGCGTGCGACGAATCGCTGGCCGAGGTGGTGGCGGGCCTGGCACCGCACGGATTGACGATGGCGCCACGGGAGGTGTCGGCCGACGTCCGGCGCGTGCACGAGCGGCTGGCGGATGTGTCCGGGGAAGATCCGTCCCTCGCCGAACTGGCAGCCCTCGCGGGCCTGGGTCCGTTCCAGCTGCTGCGCCGGTTCCAGAAGGTGTACGGAGCGCCGCCCCATGCGTGGCGGCTCGCCTGCCGGGCCGAACAGGCCCGTCAGTGGATCCGCGCGGGGATGCCCCTCGCGGAGGCGGCGGCCCAGGCCGGCTTCGCCGACCAGAGCCACCTGACGCGGGTGTTCTCGCGCCAGTTCGGGTTCACGCCGGGCGCGTGGCGACGCGCCGTGGCGTGA
- the clsB gene encoding cardiolipin synthase ClsB: MRSADTALTRAAVRAQYSGGNEARLLQGGDELFPAMVQAIASARREIWLATYIYTDEGLVKEVTRALADAARRGVSVRVLLDGFGCRVDMPVLREALATAGVHIAVFRPLDRWWSWFQPGQLRRLHQKLCVVDGNVAFVGGVNLLDDRYDQVHGWSEAPRLDFAVRMKGPIVAPIEQAVRALYHRAVLGSHFGRELATLARGAEPVARARRLMKRLRMAPPGTGPDVAGLPPVRAAFVLRDNLRRRRAIERSYIDAIRKARERVDIVSPYFYPGRAFRRVLRQAARRGVHVRLLLQGKVDYRIAALAARALYDEMLAEGVHIYEYTPAFLHAKVALVDNEWATVGSSNIDPLSLLLNLEANVVVRDAAFTRSLAEAFDRAVAASSAIDPSKRAYPTGVQGMLRRRWVAWCARLYLKVAGATGRY, from the coding sequence ATGAGGTCCGCCGACACGGCCCTCACCCGCGCTGCCGTCCGCGCCCAGTACAGTGGCGGCAACGAGGCCCGGCTGCTGCAGGGCGGCGACGAACTCTTCCCGGCGATGGTGCAGGCCATCGCATCGGCGCGCCGGGAGATCTGGCTCGCCACCTACATCTACACCGACGAGGGCCTGGTGAAGGAGGTCACGCGCGCGCTGGCCGATGCCGCGCGGCGAGGGGTCAGTGTGCGCGTGCTGCTCGACGGTTTCGGTTGCCGTGTCGACATGCCCGTGCTGCGTGAGGCGCTGGCCACGGCCGGCGTCCACATCGCGGTGTTCCGTCCACTCGACCGCTGGTGGAGCTGGTTCCAGCCCGGCCAGCTGCGCCGCCTGCACCAGAAGCTGTGCGTGGTCGACGGCAACGTCGCGTTCGTCGGCGGCGTGAACCTCCTCGACGACCGCTACGACCAGGTGCACGGCTGGAGCGAAGCGCCGCGCCTCGACTTCGCGGTGCGCATGAAGGGCCCCATCGTCGCCCCGATCGAGCAGGCCGTGCGGGCGCTGTACCACCGCGCGGTGCTCGGCAGTCACTTCGGCCGCGAGCTGGCGACCCTCGCCCGCGGCGCGGAGCCGGTGGCCCGGGCCCGCCGCCTGATGAAGCGCCTGCGCATGGCGCCGCCCGGCACGGGGCCCGACGTGGCCGGCCTGCCGCCGGTGCGCGCGGCCTTCGTGCTGCGCGACAACCTGCGCCGCCGCCGTGCCATCGAACGCAGCTACATCGACGCGATCCGCAAGGCGCGTGAACGCGTGGACATCGTCTCTCCGTACTTCTACCCGGGCCGCGCCTTCCGCCGCGTGTTGCGCCAGGCCGCGCGCCGCGGCGTGCACGTGCGGCTGCTGCTGCAGGGCAAGGTGGACTACCGCATCGCGGCGCTGGCCGCGCGCGCGCTGTACGACGAGATGCTCGCCGAGGGGGTCCATATCTACGAATACACACCGGCCTTCCTGCACGCGAAGGTGGCGCTCGTCGACAACGAATGGGCCACCGTGGGCAGCTCCAACATCGACCCGCTGTCGCTGCTGCTGAACCTGGAGGCCAACGTGGTGGTGCGCGACGCGGCGTTCACCCGGTCGCTCGCCGAGGCCTTCGACCGCGCCGTGGCCGCGTCGAGCGCCATCGACCCGTCGAAACGCGCGTACCCCACCGGCGTGCAGGGCATGCTGCGCCGCCGCTGGGTCGCGTGGTGCGCACGCCTGTACCTGAAGGTGGCGGGCGCCACGGGCCGGTACTGA
- a CDS encoding DUF899 domain-containing protein — translation MNTTTIDHPVVARDRWVDQRKALLAREKALTRMRDEIARERRALPWVRLDKRYVFDTPDGPRALGDLFAGRRQLLVQHFMLGPGWAQGCPSCSYMADHVEGMLPHLAQRDTAFTAVSRAPLAEIQRFRERMGWRFPWVSSAGNDFNFDFAVSFRPEDRVRGEVDYNYQRQAFPHEEAPGVSAFWRDDTGDVFLTYSTYGRGVEVMMGTYDLLDLTAKGRDEAPGQGMAWVRHHDRYEHAPAAAASSCCAAHR, via the coding sequence ATGAACACCACCACCATCGATCACCCCGTCGTCGCCCGGGACCGCTGGGTCGACCAGCGCAAGGCGCTGCTGGCCCGCGAGAAGGCGCTGACCCGGATGCGCGACGAGATCGCCCGCGAGCGCCGCGCGCTGCCGTGGGTGCGCCTCGACAAGCGCTACGTCTTCGACACGCCCGACGGGCCGCGCGCGCTGGGCGACCTGTTCGCGGGCCGCCGCCAGCTGCTGGTGCAGCACTTCATGCTCGGCCCGGGCTGGGCCCAGGGCTGCCCCAGCTGCTCGTACATGGCCGACCACGTCGAGGGCATGCTGCCGCACCTCGCGCAGCGCGACACGGCGTTCACCGCGGTCTCGCGGGCGCCGCTGGCCGAGATCCAGCGCTTCCGCGAACGCATGGGTTGGCGTTTTCCCTGGGTGTCGTCGGCGGGCAACGACTTCAACTTCGATTTCGCCGTGTCGTTCCGTCCCGAGGACCGCGTGCGCGGCGAGGTCGACTACAACTACCAGCGGCAGGCGTTTCCCCACGAGGAGGCGCCCGGGGTCAGTGCGTTCTGGCGGGATGACACGGGCGACGTGTTCCTCACCTACTCGACGTATGGCCGGGGCGTCGAGGTGATGATGGGCACGTACGACCTGCTGGACCTGACCGCGAAGGGGCGGGACGAGGCGCCGGGGCAAGGCATGGCGTGGGTGCGCCACCACGACCGGTACGAGCACGCGCCCGCGGCCGCGGCGTCGTCGTGCTGCGCTGCACACCGCTGA
- the nudB gene encoding dihydroneopterin triphosphate diphosphatase: MSTPEPSPRPPKIPESVLVVIHDTAWRVLVMERAANAGFWQSVTGSKDTLGEDPRDTAVREVGEETGIHIGSPAVPDTNLRDWAIRNVYEIYPVWRHRYAPGVTHNTEHVFGLRVPEGTPVVLAPREHTRFEWLPWREAADRCFSPSNAEAILQLPRFFD; the protein is encoded by the coding sequence ATGTCCACGCCCGAGCCGTCACCCCGTCCCCCGAAGATCCCCGAGTCCGTGCTGGTCGTGATCCACGACACGGCCTGGCGGGTGCTCGTGATGGAACGGGCGGCGAACGCGGGGTTCTGGCAGAGCGTGACCGGCTCGAAGGACACCCTCGGCGAGGACCCGCGCGACACCGCCGTGCGCGAGGTGGGCGAGGAGACGGGCATCCACATCGGCTCGCCTGCCGTGCCCGACACGAACCTGCGCGACTGGGCCATCCGGAACGTCTACGAGATCTACCCCGTGTGGCGGCACCGGTATGCACCGGGTGTCACGCACAACACCGAACATGTGTTCGGCCTGCGGGTGCCGGAGGGCACGCCCGTCGTGCTCGCGCCGCGCGAACACACCCGCTTCGAATGGCTGCCGTGGCGCGAGGCGGCGGACCGCTGCTTCTCGCCGTCGAACGCCGAGGCCATCCTGCAACTGCCGCGCTTTTTCGACTGA